Below is a window of Vibrio sp. SS-MA-C1-2 DNA.
TATACCCTTCTTACTTACCGCCTACTCGCAACTCCAATGACTTTAGGTATAGATTAAACACTTAGAAAATAGAACGCCCAATACGCTGCGCCAGTTTCTCTAAAATCATGGTTCCGGCTAATGAGTTTCCTGAAGGATCTAATTCCGGAGACCAAACTGCAATCGTCATCTCTCCTGGTACAATCGCAATAATACCGCCACCGACACCAGATTTCCCCGGCATTCCGACGCGATAAGCAAACTCTCCAGCACCATCATACAAGCCACAAGTCGCCAATAGTGCATTAACCTGCTTAGTTTGAGTTGCTGATATCATTCTCTCTTCAGAACCAACACAAACGCCTTTATTAGCAAGATAAGAGAAGGTTTTGGCTAAATCTGTACAGCTCATTCGTAGCGCACAAAAATGAAAATAATTTTGTAAAACAGGGAGCACTTCATTACTGAAATTACCAAAAGATCGCATTAAATATGCAATAGAGGCATTACGATCACTGTGTTCCATTTCAGAAGCGGCAACTACACGATCATAGCTAATTTTTGGATCTTGCGCTAACTTACGCACCAACTCAAGCATAATATGTCTAGGGGCTGCTAGTCGACTTTGTAATAAGTCACACACCACCAACGCACCCGCATTGATAAAAGGGTTTCGAGGGATCCCGCGCTCCATTTCAATCTGAATCAAAGAATTAAAGGCATGGCCAGATGGTTCTTTTCCTACTCGTTTCCAGATTTCATCCGGTTCATAAATAGTCATCGCTAAAGTTAAGCTTAATGCCTTAGATATCGATTGAATAGAAAATAGTTCATTCGCGTCTCCAGCTTCAAAGAGTTCACCGGCATTGGTATAAACGGCGACACCCAGTTTATTCGCAGAAACTTGAGCTAATGCGGGAATGTAATCAGCGACTTTCCCTTGACCAATAAGAGGACGAGCTTCATCGACGATCTCTTGCAGCAACTCAGATGTTAATTTCATTTCCTACCCTCTAGCGAGACAATAGCTTTAATATCAGATATATAAAAAGGAATTTAAATAGATGAAAAGTATAAAAATTTATATCATGATCTTGTCAGACAAAAAAGCCAGCGTCATGCTGGCTCTTAATATTGATGCTCAGTAAACTAATTGTAGCCCATACTCATCACAATTGGAGTGGCTAAATTAGCTATTTGATTACCGTCTTGTCTTACTCTGTTCGAGCAAATTTAATATCCCAAACACCATGACCTAAACGATGTCCACGCTGTTCAAATTTAGTCAACGGACGATCATCTGGACGAGGGATATAGTCACCATCTGTCGAAATATTACGGTAGCCCGGCGCAACATTCATCACTTCGATCATATGCTCGGCGTAGTTTTCCCAATCTGTAGCCATATGGAAAACACCACCAATGGCAAGTTTTGAACGGATCATCTCAGCAAAATGCGCTTGAACGATACGACGCTTATGGTGACGCTTTTTATGCCATGGGTCAGGGAAGAACAGTTGTAAAGTCGCTAGGCTCTGTTCTGGAATCATCTTCTCGAAAACTTCAACAGCATCGTGACACATCACGCGTAAATTAGTCACACCCGCATCACGAGCCGCCATTAGACAAGCTCCTACACCCGGTGTATGAACTTCGATACCGACAAAGTTTTTCTCAGGGCTATTTTTTGCCATCTCAACCAGAGACGCACCCATACCAAAACCAATTTCAAGAACAACTGGATTATTGTTACCAAAAACCGAGTTCCAATCTAAACGCTGATCTGAGTAATCAAGACCCATTGTATCCCAGCACTCATTCATTGCTTGTTCTTGGCCTTTGGTTAGACGACCTTCACGACGGACAAAGCTACGTATTTTACGTATTACTTTACCCTCTTCTGTTACTTCATTGTTCGTTACTTCAGACATAAAATTGTTGCCCATTTAAAATAGAGGAAAACCTAAGCAGATCGCGCATTATCCAAAAATTTGTCAAAGGTGCAACCCTAGCATTGCTCAAAAGCCTGCTTTATGCTGCAATCATACCATCATAACTATTAATAATAGTGGGAAGCAGTGAATTCTACAGTAAAAAATAACAGTTTTTCAGACCGTATCTTAACTTGGTATGAGCAGTATGGGCGAAAAACCCTCCCTTGGCAGCAAGAGAAATCCTCTTATCATGTATGGCTATCAGAGGTGATGTTGCAACAGACCCAAGTCGCCACCGTTATCCCCTATTTTAACAACTTTCTTGCTAAATTCCCGACGATTACTGATCTGGCCAATGCGGATCAAGACGAAGTTTTACACCTTTGGACTGGGCTTGGTTATTATGCTAGAGCGCGTAATCTCCATAAAACAGCGATAACGATCCGCGATCAACATCAAGGACTATTTCCCACTGATTTTGAACAGGTTTTAGCATTATCAGGGATTGGGCGTTCGACGGCAGGGGCAATTTTATCTCTCTCTCAGAAGCAGCCTTATGCTATTTTAGACGGCAATGTAAAACGGGTGCTGGCGCGTCACTTTGCTGTTGAGGGTTGGCCGGGGAAAAAGGCGGTTGAAAATCAATTATGGCAACATGCTGAAGAGTTAACACCAAAGACTGAAGTTGAAAAATATAATCAAGCAATGATGGATATGGGGGCGATGATCTGTACCCGATCGAAACCTAAATGCCAGCTCTGCCCTATTGCTACCACTTGCCAAGCCAATGCAGAATCTCGTCAATTAGATTTTCCGGGGAAAAAGCCCAAGAAAATCACTCCCGAGAAACAGGCATACTTTTTAATTATAAAATACCAAGATCAAGTCTGGTTAGAACAGCGCCCTCCTGTCGGTTTATGGGGCGGATTATGGTGCTTTCCTGAAACGGAGAAAGACGTTGATCAGCTAATCAATCGTAAAATTAGCTCAAATATTCACTATAGTAAAAAACAGTTGATTGCATTTAGACATACTTTTAGCCATTTCCACCTCGATATCATACCAATATTAGTGGAAGTGGAACAACAACCGTCAGTAGTGATGGAAGCCAACGTAGGGATTTGGTATAACTTAACTCAACCACCAGAAATTGGCTTAGCTACACCAGTACAGCGGTTATTAACCTCTCTGCTACTTGAGTCGAACTAAACTGTTTATCCCCTTCTTACTTGAAGCTGCTAGGTTGTTGACGGCGTTCATTCGCCCCAATTATATAGAACATCTATACTCATGGGGTCTCTTTCACTTATCGCCTACTAGCAACTCCAATTACTTTGGGTATACTTGAAATTATTTATTAGAAACATTCGGATCCAAAGGATCAATAAACGTTAAAATCAAATTGGGAGAAAGATTATGAGTCGCACGGTTTTTTGTGCTCGTTTAAAGAAAGATGCTGACGGTCTAGATTTTCAACTTTATCCAGGCGAGTTAGGTAAACGTATTTATGACAATATTTCTAAAGAAGCATGGGCTGAATGGCAGAAAAAACAGACTATGCTTATAAATGAAAAGAAATTAAATATGATGGATCCTGAGCATCGTAAACTATTAGAATCCGAAATGGTGAGTTATCTTTTCGAAGGTCAGGATGTCGTAATTGATGGCTATACTCCGCCATCTGAATAAGATGAAAGGACGAAATAACGGTTGTTCTGCAACCGTTTTATATTATGAGAAGATTATTACTACTAGTAACGATCCTACTACTCAATAGCTGTAGTCGAGAAACCGTTTCAAACCTCTATGACGTTGACTACGCTCCAACAAATCGCTTCGCTAAAAACCTCGCTCCGACTCCCCCTCCCGGACAATATGAAAAAGATCTTGATGCTCTTGACCGCTTAGTTCAATCCTTTTCAGGTGAGATCCGTCAACGTTGGGGTGATAATAATGTCCTTATTGCAGGAAAACGAGACTATGTAAAATATACCGATGATTACCAAAGTCGCTCTCATGTCGACTTTGAACGGGGTGTTATCACTATTGAAACCGTCGCAACAACAGAGCCAAAAGAGCATTTAAAACAAGCAATTGCCACAACCCTCCTCACGCCGTACAACCCTGCTGACGTTGATCTATTTAGTGCATCTTCAATCAAATTAGAAGGGACGCCTTTCTTACTTGGGCAAGTTGTCGATCAAGATGGAAAAACCATTACTTGGTCTTGGCGAGCTGCCCGCTTTGCTGATTACTTAATAAGTCATAAACTCAAAACTAAAGCAATTCGTTATCAAAAAGCCTTCTATGTTGAAATTCCGATGATTAAAGATCATTACAATCAGCGTCGCTATCAATATGCCAACATTGTCAAAAGTGCTTCGAGAAAATATGGGATTGCTGAAGATCTCATCTATGCGATTATCAAAACAGAAAGCAGCTTTAATCCTTATGCAGTGAGCCATGCAAATGCTTATGGATTAATGCAAGTGGTACCAAAAACGGCTGGACGTGATGTTTTTAAGTTAGTAAAAAAACGTTCAGGACAACCCTCTCCTCAATATCTTTTCGACCCCGCTAACAATATTGATACCGGAACCGCTTACTTTTACATCCTAAAAAATCGCTATTTAAAGAAGATTAGCGATCCTATTTCTCTCGAATACAGCATGATTTCCGCTTATAACGGCGGCGCAGGTAATGTATTAAAGACCTTTCATCGAACAAATCGATCTCGTGCGATGAACAATTTGAACAGTTTACAACCAAATCAGGTCTACTGGGCTCTCACTAAAAAGCATCCATCGGCAGAATCTCGTCGATATTTACAAAAAGTAAAAAAGTATCAACGAGAGTTTTAAATCAAAATCAGCTAAATTATTGAGAGAAAATGGTTCTTTTTTCCCCTTTTTGCATGTAAAAGCAACAAACAACATAAAAAATGAAAAAAAAACAAGAAAAGTGTTGACGAATAACCAGAAAATCCGTTTAATAGCGCCTCGTTAGCCCGGATAGCTCAGTCGGTAGAGCAGGGGATTGAAAATCCCCGTGTCGGTGGTTCGATTCCGCCTCCGGGCACCATATTTTAGGTGCTTGATGAAAATCAGACATCTTAGGATAATTCCCCTTTAGTTCAGTTGGTAGAACGGCGGACTGTTAATCCGTATGTCGCTGGTTCAAGTCCAGCAAGGGGAGCCAAATAGTGTTGCTAAGTTAACCCTTAGTAATCAGAGATATGTGCCGACTTAGCTCAGTAGGTAGAGCAACTGACTTGTAATCAGTAGGTCACCAGTTCGACTCCGGTAGTCGGCACCATTCTTTAGCAAACGTTGTGGAAGTACTATTTATAGTGATAAAACAACATTGCGAAAAGTTAGATTTAATTATCTACTTTTTGCCTCGATAGCTCAGTCGGTAGAGCAGGGGATTGAAAATCCCCGTGTCGGTGGTTCGATTCCGCCTCGAGGCACCATATTTTAGGTGTTTGATGGAAATCAGATATCTTGGGACAATTCCCCTTTAGTTCAGTTGGTAGAACGGCGGACTGTTAATCCGTATGTCGCTGGTTCAAGTCCAGCAAGGGGAGCCAAATAGTGTTGCTAAGTTAATGCTTAGTAATCAGAGATATGTGCCGACTTAGCTCAGTAGGTAGAGCAACTGACTTGTAATCAGTAGGTCACCAGTTCGACTCCGGTAGTCGGCACCATTCTTTAGCAAACGTTGTGGAACTGCTATTTATAGCGATAAAACAACATTGCGAAAAGTTAGATTTAATTATCTACTTTTTGCCTCGATAGCTCAGTCGGTAGAGCAGGGGATTGAAAATCCCCGTGTCGGTGGTTCGATTCCGCCTCGAGGCACCATATAATTCCCCTTTAGTTCAGTTGGTAGAACGGCGGACTGTTAATCCGTATGTCGCTGGTTCAAGTCCAGCAAGGGGAGCCAATTAAGAAAGCCAATCTTCGGATTGGCTTTTTTTTGCTTAAATTTTACGACGACACACAAAACAATAAATCTCCCCTTCCCGACTCGTTGCTCTTCTCTGCTTTGACTCTCTTCTTTCGCTATTCGAAAAGTTAGCTATTGCCAAAAATAGATGATTAATAAGGCAAGTACGATAACTAAAATTCTCAACGGTGTGATCTTCGATGACTTTTTACTGCTACAGCCACCACTTTTACAACACCCCATAATTTCACCCCACTGTTTTTATATGCTACAAGAATAATACCGTTAACCTTATAATTTCAACTCATTTAATAACTATTAACTCTATTCGCAACTATAATTCGGTTATCATATGCCCAAAGTAATTGGAGTTGCTAGTAGGCGACAAGTGAATGAGACCCCATGAGTATAGGTGTACTATATGATTAGATGATTAGGGCGAACGAATGCAGCCAACAACCTAGCGACTTCAAGGGTAAGGGTATATATGATTGGGGCGAATGAACGCCGTCAACAACCTAGCCGCTTCAAGTAAGAAAGGTATAGTGAATTAAATAAAAATCATTGATACCTTCACACCTCACTTTTTATATGGAAGGAACTATTTTGTCTAAACCTTTAACAATAGAATCAAGACACTGGATAATTATTGCCGCATTAGCCATTGCCGCTTATGCCTGTTATCAGCTAATCGCACCTTATTTAGGTTCCATTATTTTGGCCTTCATCATATCGATTCTTTTCCAACCCATTCATGATGTGATCAATACGAAACTGATTAACAAGCCAAACATTGCCTCGGTTATCTCTTGTATCCTACTCACTTTTATTATTGTCATTCCGATGATGTTTGTATTTTCTGCCATTGTGCAACAAGGTATCTCATTCTCAAAAGATAGTTACCTCTGGGCAAAAGCCGGTGGTGTCAAAGAGATCCTTGCTCACCCATATGTTCACTCAACTTTGACCTTCATTAATAATAAACTTCCTTTTGAATCGATCAATAATCAAGAAATAGTGCAAAGAGTCGCAGAGTTTGCTTCTCAGCTAGGTGCAAAAATGTTGAACTTAAGTGGTCGCCTACTTGGAGACGTGACGGGAATTATTGCTAACTTTGGTTTAATGTTATTTGTTCTTTTCTTCTTATTAAGAGATCACAACAAAATTGTTCATGCTATGCGCCACGTTCTTCCTCTTTCTCGTTCACAAGAAGATATCATCTTAACGGAAATTGAGAGTGTCGCTAAATCAGCTGTTCTCGGATCTTTTTTAACCGCATTAGCGCAAGGGTTTGCTGGAGGTATCGCAATGGGGATTACCGGCTTCCCTGCTCTATTCTGGGGAACAATGATGGGTTTTGCTTCATTTATTCCATTGGTAGGGACAGCATTGATTTGGCTGCCTGCAGCAATCTATTTGTTATTAACCGGTCAAATGATGATGGCTGGCTTTATGGTCATTTGGGGCATTGCGGTTGTTGGTTCAATTGATAACTTACTCCGCCCTCTTCTAATGCAAGGTAGCTCTTCAATGAGTACGTTGTTAATCTTTTTCTCATTATTGGGAGGGATTCAACTTTACGGTTTACTGGGCTTAATTTATGGTCCAATTATTTTCGCCGTGACCTTAGTTCTATTTAGACTCTATGAAACGGAGTTTCATGACTTCTTAGTCTCGCAGGATAAATCTTAATCCACTCTGATTTTTACTCCTTAGTACTTAAAATAGTTGGAGTTGCTAGTAGGCGGCAAGTAAATTAGGCCCCATGAGTATAGCTGTTCTATATGATGGGGCGAATGAACGTAGCCAACAACCTAGCAACTTCAAGTATGGCAAGGATAGAAGTAACTGCTGACATCATGGTTTATATATGGTAAAAATCCCCCTTCAAACATCCCGATAATGTAGAAAATAATGACAACCTATTCCCCTGCAAGCCAAATTGTTGAGCGTCAAATTGAGTATTTTAATGATAAAAAAGTTCTTATCGCTGGTGAAATAGGTGATGACTTTGCTCTTGAACTCGATAAGCACTGCCACTCTGTCACACTGTTTACAACTAACTATAAGCAATATAAAGAGATCAGCAGTTCCTCAACAATTCACTGCTATTTTGGTGCCCAACTCGAAGAAGCATTAGATATCGACGTTATTCTTCTCTACTGGCCTAAAGCAAAAGCTGAAGCTGACTACTTACTGCAAATGCTATTAAGTAAGTTAAAGTTAGGCGTTGAAGTTTGCATTGTTGGTGAAAATCGTAGCGGTGTAAAAAGTGCAGAAAAGATATTTGCCCCGTATGGCCCACTCACTAAGTATGACTCAGCACGTCGTTGTAGCTTCTATTGGGGTCTATCAGAGCAAAAACCTGAACCATTCAATCTTGATCAGTGGTTTAAAGAGTATCAAATTACCATTGCTGGCGAAACATTAACTATCTGTACTCTGCCGGGTGTATTTAGTCACGGTAGCTTAGATTTAGGGACAGAACTATTACTCGATACAGTACCGAAATTAAGCGGTAAAGTTCTCGATTTTGGTTGTGGAGCAGGCGTGATTGGTTCCGCGCTAAAACGTCAAAATCCGGGTATTGAATTAGAAATGGTAGACATTAGTGCGCTCGCTATTCAGTCAGCGAAAAAAACACTACAGGAAAATGGCTTAGAGGGAAAAGTTTACCCTTCGGATGTCTACTCAGATACAGATAAAAACTACCGCTTTATTATCAGCAATCCGCCGTTCCATGCCGGCTTAAAAACCTTTTATCGTGCAACTGAAACCTTAATTCAGAGCGCGCCTCAAAAGTTAACTCGAAGTGGTGAAATGATCATTGTGGCAAATAACTTTCTCCAATACCCACCTATTTTTGAATCGGCATTTGGTCACTGTAATGAGCAAGCTAAGACCAATAAATTCCGAATTTTAGCCAGCAAAAATGCTAGGTGATGCAGACGTAATTAACAATTATTAAATTTTCACGCCAAATTCTGGCGTGAAAGTAGTAAAAATTAAGAATTCCACCTAACATCTGCTACAATCGATATCCAAATTTTTTTATCTTATAAATCGATAAACTATTTAATATAGAACTCACGTCAAGTAAAAGAGGTTTTAATGAATTCCGCTCTTCTTTATCAGCAACGCCTTGAACTGCTACCTTGTATTGCTCATCGCCCAGAAGATCTTGAAACACTCTTAGACGCTAACTCGTTTCGTGAACGATTACATAAAGAGATAAATAGTGCTAAAACGCGTATTTATCTGGTCGCACTTTATCTACAAGATGATGAAGCTGGTCGCGCGATTCTTGATTCACTGTACCACGCTAAACAGAAAAATCCTGAACTTGATGTAAAAGTACTTGTTGATTGGCACCGTGCGCAACGTGGTTTAATCGGAGATAAAAAGTCAGATGGTAATGCTGGGCTTTATCGTGAATATGCAGAAAGATTTCAGCATCAAATTGAGATTTTAGGCGTTCCTGTTAAAAATAAAGAAGTGTTCGGTGTTTTGCACCTGAAAGGTTTTATTATTGATGGCACTGTTATCTACAGTGGCGCGAGTCTTAATGATGTCTATTTAGCACAAAAAGATCGTTATCGTTATGACCGCTATCATGTCATTAAAAATCCTAAGCTTGCTGACTCTATGGCAAACTTTATTACTGATCTTTTAGTCAACAGCAATGCGGTTAATTGCTTAACTCAAGCAGATCGACCGTTAACTAAAGATTTAAAACCCGCGATTAAAGAGTTAAGTGCGACTCTATCTCGTGCTCACTATGATTTTATGGCTGACGATATCGCAGAAGACCAAGTCGGTTTAACCCCTATGGTTGGACTCGGTAAGCGCGGCAATACATTAAATAATAATATTCAATATTTAATTGCCGGTGCGCAGAAAGAAATAATCATTTGTACTCCTTATTTTAACTTGCCAAAAAGTATCAATAAAGAGGTGAAACACGCGCTAAAACGTGGTGTGAAAATTGACTTTATTATTGGTGACAAAGAGGCAAATGATTTCTTTATCTCACCAGACAAGCCATTTAAAACGATTGCAGGTCTTCCTTATCTTTATGAGGTCTATCTACGCCGCTTCGCTAAAGCTAATGAAAAAGCCATTCAAAGTAGCCAGTTAAATATCCACTTATGGAAACATGATGCTAATAGCTTCCACCTTAAAGGTGTGTGGGTTGATCGCAGTTATATGCTTATTACGGGTAATAACTTAAACCCTAGAGCTTGGAAACTCGATCTTGAAAATGCTATTTTACTGCATGATAAAAACCATCTATTAGAAAAGCAAAAGCTAGAGGAGATTGATTGTATTATGACGCATACTACTCGCCTCAATAGCTATAAAAAAATTGCCGATATTAACACCTACCCAGAGCCGGTTCAGAAGCTCTTGAAGCGAATTCATCGCTTTAGAGCGGATGCATTATTGAAGCAGATAATGTAGTCACAAACTGTAGAAAAGGAGTTTTTATCATGCAACATTCTAAACTTATCGCTTCAATTGATGTGGATCCACAAAAAACCTTCACACCATTATGCCCAAATGAGTTGCCTGTCCCTGAAGGTGACTTAATTGGTGCAGCTCTCAACGCTCAAGCTGATCTCGCGCAACTACGCGTGCTAAGTAAAGACTCTCATCCTAAAGAGGCAATATGGCGAGTAGATAGCCCTGTAGAGATGCTACAGCCTCTTGACCATAAGAATGCTGACCTAACTTGGGTTTCACATGGCGTTCCCGGTACTGTCGGTTTTGAGACTATCGCAGATATTCCAGCTGTGACTGAATACGATTACGTGGTGTGGAAGGGTATTGAAGCCGACCTTCATCCTTATGGTGCTTGTTATCATGATATTGAAGAGAAATTAAGTACTGGGTTAATTGAATGGTTACAGATTCGAAAAGTTGAGATTGTTCTGGTTGGTGGTTTAGCGACTGATTATTGCGTCAAAACAACCGCCCTACAATTACAGCGATCCGCTAAGTTTAATCAAGTAATTGTGAATTTAGAAGCCAGCCGTGGTTTAGCACCAGAAACTGTAGAAGCTGCGATTCACGAGATGAAACAAGCAGGTATTATCATTGTTAAACAGACCGCTGAGATTAAAGCATTGATTAATCAGAGTTAATATTTAAGTAAGTAAGCTTAAAAAATCAAAATGTCACTCTAACGCTAAATTTAGAGACAAAAAAAGCGCTGATAAATCAGCGCTTTTTTTATTTGAATAGATTCGAGTCGACCTATGAGCCGGGTTCTGTTCCGCTTGCGCGGTGATAGCCATTCCTCTAGGCCAGCAATCACTCACTGGCTCAAGCAACCTACCCGTTCCCAACGCGGGCCGCGCCATTAGGAACCTATTTGGTCTTGCTCCGGGTGGAGTTTACCATGCCACGAACTATTACTAGCCGCGCGGTGCGCTCTTACCGCACCCTTTCACCCTTACCTGTTCTCACCAAAGTGAGTCATCGGCGGTTTGCTCTCTGCTGCACTGGTCGTAGGCTCACGCCTCCCAGACGTTATCTGGCACCCTGCCCTATGGAGCCCGGACTTTCCTCCCCTCTGTCAATATCCCCGAAAGGATCACAACAAAGCAGCGACTATCCAGTCAACTCGAAGCAGGGATTCTATAACAAGCAGAAGAGAGAATCCAATGATTTGTCCGCGATCAAACAGAAATAAAACTAACTGTTGAATAACTCAGCAATTAAAGATTCTCCAATCCCCACTTATAAAGGGCATTCTTTTTCTCACCATAGATTTCAGCCGTTAATGCCGCTGCTTTTTTCAATGGTAACTCTTTAACTAAAATCTTGAGTGTATTCATCGCATCTACCGATAAACCTTGTTCGGCTTGTTCACGATACCCTGCAACCATCAATACCATCTCTCCACGTTGACGATTATCATCTTCCTCTAACCACGGAATTAGCTCGCCAAGTGGTGCTTTATGAAAAGTTTCAAAGGTTTTTGTTAACTCCCGCGCTAAGCAAACTTCACGTTCTTCACCTAACACTGACAACATATCTGCTAATGAGTCCATAATACGATGTGGTGACTCATAAAAGATTAATGTTCTCGGATCTGCTTCTAATGCAGCAAACACATCTCGACGCCCTTTACTTTTTCCCGGCAAGAAACCTTCAAAGCTAAAACGATCAGAGGGAAGCCCAGACGCACTTAATGCCGTAATAACAGCACAAGGACCGGGAAGAGGAACAACTCGAATTCCGGCATCACGACAACGGTTAACTAAGTGATAACCAGGATCACTAATTAATGGAGTTCCAGCATCAGATATTAGTGCAATAGAGGCACCTTCTTTCAGTTTTGAGACAACCATGTCAGATTTATGCTGTTCATTATGATCATGTAGCGCAAATGTACGTGTTTTTATGCCAAAATGAGAAAGTAATCGACCACTATGACGAGTGTCCTCTGCTGCAATAAGGTCAACATGGGCTAAAATAGTTAAAGCCCTCTGGGTAATATCGGATAAATTACCTATTGGCGTTGGGACAATGTACAATGTTGCGGTATCGACTACGCCAGAACTAGTATCGCTCATTTGTTTAAGGTCTCTCTAGAGGTTAAATAGAGTGCAAATTATTAAGGTAAGCCAAAGCATATGCTCCAATCCCTTTTAAATTGCCTTCATAAGAAAGGTAAAAGTGTAACACGAGTTGCCACTTCTGTAGCTATCGCTCTTAGTATAGCTGCATGTAGTTCAACAACATCACCCACTGCAGATATTTCTGCGCCGATTAATCAGTCTGCAGACGTTTATCTCATGCAGGCACAAGGCGCAACAGGAACTGAAAAAATTAATTGGCAGATTCTTGCCGCTCGAGCCTATATTGCTCAAGGTGATCTCGCTCAAGCTGAACAAGCATTAAAACAGATCCAACTGCAGCCATTAACACCCGCTCAAAGTATTGAGTGGCAAATGGCAAGCGCACAGATCTCATTAGCTAAAAGTGATCCTCAACATGCACTCTTCTTATTAAACTTGAAAAGTGATGGCTCACTACAACCAAACCAATATGTTCGCTTCTATCAACTTCAAGCGACAGCTTTTAAGCTAAATAATCAACCGAACAGGCAGATCCAAGCATTAACAGATAGCGATCTATATCTGCCTGACACTGAAAAACAACAAAATTGGCAAAATGTTTGGGATCTTCTCTCTACACGCTCTCTCAACGAACTCCAAACCTTTCCTTTTAGTGCCAATGATGATGTTCTTCGCGGTTGGGTACAGTTAGCCATTCTTGAAAAAACGTATAATACTCGTCCCGCTCGCTTGAAAAAAGCGGTCGATGAGTGGCTTCAAGCTTCTCCTTATCACCCAGCTAATCAGCACTTACCAACACAACTCGCAAGCTTAATGGCGTTGGATCTTGCTCGTCCAACCCACATTGCACTTTTGCTTCCTTTATCGGGTAAATTAGAGAAACAAGGAACCATTCTTCGTGATGGTTACTTAGCTGCGATGATTGATGATAGCCAGCGTGATGATGAGGTTGAATTAGAAATTTATGACTCAGCGGCGATGGATATTCCAACCCTCTATCAAAAGCTACAGAGTGATGGTACAGATATTATTATCGGTCCACTTCTGAAGTCTAAAGTTTCTCAGTTACTTGAAATTAATGATAATCAACTGCCTATTTTAGCGCTGAATAAACCAAACCAGCTGCCTGCTAATACCAGTAATAGCTGTTTTTATTCGCTTTCACCAGAACAAGAAGCAAAGCAAGCGGCTAACTATATTTTCACTTCAGGTAATCAATACCCTCTGATCTTTGCACCGAGTAGTGGCTTTGGTCGACGCACAGCCACCGCCTTTATTGCAGAATGGAAACAGTTAACCGGTCATGAACCAACTATTCAATACTTTGCGAGTAAATCAACCTTACAGACAGAGGTAAATAAAGCACTCGGCTTAACCGATAGTGAAGCACGTATTGAACAGATGAAAAAGTTGATGGATATCGAGTTAA
It encodes the following:
- a CDS encoding isochorismatase family protein, which translates into the protein MQHSKLIASIDVDPQKTFTPLCPNELPVPEGDLIGAALNAQADLAQLRVLSKDSHPKEAIWRVDSPVEMLQPLDHKNADLTWVSHGVPGTVGFETIADIPAVTEYDYVVWKGIEADLHPYGACYHDIEEKLSTGLIEWLQIRKVEIVLVGGLATDYCVKTTALQLQRSAKFNQVIVNLEASRGLAPETVEAAIHEMKQAGIIIVKQTAEIKALINQS
- a CDS encoding penicillin-binding protein activator — its product is MLQSLLNCLHKKGKSVTRVATSVAIALSIAACSSTTSPTADISAPINQSADVYLMQAQGATGTEKINWQILAARAYIAQGDLAQAEQALKQIQLQPLTPAQSIEWQMASAQISLAKSDPQHALFLLNLKSDGSLQPNQYVRFYQLQATAFKLNNQPNRQIQALTDSDLYLPDTEKQQNWQNVWDLLSTRSLNELQTFPFSANDDVLRGWVQLAILEKTYNTRPARLKKAVDEWLQASPYHPANQHLPTQLASLMALDLARPTHIALLLPLSGKLEKQGTILRDGYLAAMIDDSQRDDEVELEIYDSAAMDIPTLYQKLQSDGTDIIIGPLLKSKVSQLLEINDNQLPILALNKPNQLPANTSNSCFYSLSPEQEAKQAANYIFTSGNQYPLIFAPSSGFGRRTATAFIAEWKQLTGHEPTIQYFASKSTLQTEVNKALGLTDSEARIEQMKKLMDIELKSETRNRRDTDSVYMIATTSELTLLKPFIDVAISPDATKPKLYSSSRGYSNNLSPEQIKELSGVSFTEIPLVVKSVTDMTPLRDASIALARLRAMGMDTYLLTNHLSQMKISPDLTLPGETGKLTLNDQCVVQRQMSWVQYTGETIAPMAQP
- the rsmC gene encoding 16S rRNA (guanine(1207)-N(2))-methyltransferase RsmC, yielding MTTYSPASQIVERQIEYFNDKKVLIAGEIGDDFALELDKHCHSVTLFTTNYKQYKEISSSSTIHCYFGAQLEEALDIDVILLYWPKAKAEADYLLQMLLSKLKLGVEVCIVGENRSGVKSAEKIFAPYGPLTKYDSARRCSFYWGLSEQKPEPFNLDQWFKEYQITIAGETLTICTLPGVFSHGSLDLGTELLLDTVPKLSGKVLDFGCGAGVIGSALKRQNPGIELEMVDISALAIQSAKKTLQENGLEGKVYPSDVYSDTDKNYRFIISNPPFHAGLKTFYRATETLIQSAPQKLTRSGEMIIVANNFLQYPPIFESAFGHCNEQAKTNKFRILASKNAR
- the rsmI gene encoding 16S rRNA (cytidine(1402)-2'-O)-methyltransferase, which produces MSDTSSGVVDTATLYIVPTPIGNLSDITQRALTILAHVDLIAAEDTRHSGRLLSHFGIKTRTFALHDHNEQHKSDMVVSKLKEGASIALISDAGTPLISDPGYHLVNRCRDAGIRVVPLPGPCAVITALSASGLPSDRFSFEGFLPGKSKGRRDVFAALEADPRTLIFYESPHRIMDSLADMLSVLGEEREVCLARELTKTFETFHKAPLGELIPWLEEDDNRQRGEMVLMVAGYREQAEQGLSVDAMNTLKILVKELPLKKAAALTAEIYGEKKNALYKWGLENL
- the pssA gene encoding CDP-diacylglycerol--serine O-phosphatidyltransferase, whose amino-acid sequence is MNSALLYQQRLELLPCIAHRPEDLETLLDANSFRERLHKEINSAKTRIYLVALYLQDDEAGRAILDSLYHAKQKNPELDVKVLVDWHRAQRGLIGDKKSDGNAGLYREYAERFQHQIEILGVPVKNKEVFGVLHLKGFIIDGTVIYSGASLNDVYLAQKDRYRYDRYHVIKNPKLADSMANFITDLLVNSNAVNCLTQADRPLTKDLKPAIKELSATLSRAHYDFMADDIAEDQVGLTPMVGLGKRGNTLNNNIQYLIAGAQKEIIICTPYFNLPKSINKEVKHALKRGVKIDFIIGDKEANDFFISPDKPFKTIAGLPYLYEVYLRRFAKANEKAIQSSQLNIHLWKHDANSFHLKGVWVDRSYMLITGNNLNPRAWKLDLENAILLHDKNHLLEKQKLEEIDCIMTHTTRLNSYKKIADINTYPEPVQKLLKRIHRFRADALLKQIM